The Terriglobia bacterium genome contains a region encoding:
- a CDS encoding rhomboid family intramembrane serine protease: protein MFKRQKTGSVLCTSCGKLVGVRDPVCWNCGRRNPGLWGFGPVLRGLGRDLGYTSIVIAGCAVLYAATLVTDPQGISASGLFGLLSPSMRSLFVFGASGAVPVFEYGRWWTVLSASWLHGSLLHIFFNMLWVRQLAPDVVELYGAPRTVIVYTAAGIAGFALSSCAGFLFGGMPIFFLRGAQLTIGASAPIFGLLGALVYYGRRGGSRHISGQATSMAIVLFIFGFVMPNIDNYAHFGGFLGGYAMARWLDPLQPEKIDHMVWALVCMAATLASVIASLLIRPF, encoded by the coding sequence ATGTTCAAACGTCAAAAAACAGGATCGGTGCTCTGCACTTCCTGTGGCAAACTCGTGGGAGTGCGCGATCCGGTCTGCTGGAACTGCGGGCGCCGCAATCCCGGGCTCTGGGGCTTTGGTCCGGTTCTGCGCGGGCTTGGCCGGGACCTCGGCTACACTTCTATCGTCATTGCGGGCTGTGCCGTCCTCTATGCGGCAACGCTGGTTACGGATCCCCAGGGGATATCCGCCAGCGGCCTGTTCGGCTTGTTGTCGCCGAGCATGCGCAGTCTGTTCGTGTTCGGTGCCAGCGGGGCTGTGCCGGTGTTCGAATACGGGCGCTGGTGGACGGTTCTGAGCGCGTCCTGGCTGCATGGGAGCCTGCTGCACATATTCTTCAACATGCTCTGGGTAAGGCAGCTGGCCCCGGACGTGGTGGAACTGTATGGAGCGCCGCGCACAGTCATTGTCTATACCGCGGCCGGGATCGCCGGATTTGCCCTGAGCAGCTGCGCCGGATTTCTGTTTGGCGGGATGCCGATATTCTTCCTGCGCGGAGCCCAGTTGACCATCGGCGCTTCGGCGCCCATTTTCGGCCTGCTGGGGGCGTTGGTTTACTACGGGCGGCGCGGGGGCAGCCGCCATATCAGCGGTCAAGCCACCAGCATGGCCATTGTTCTGTTCATCTTCGGCTTCGTCATGCCCAACATCGACAACTACGCCCACTTCGGAGGATTCCTGGGCGGCTACGCAATGGCAAGGTGGCTCGATCCACTCCAGCCGGAGAAAATCGACCACATGGTATGGGCTCTCGTCTGCATGGCGGCTACCCTGGCGTCAGTAATCGCCTCGTTATTGATAAGGCCTTTTTAG
- the moaA gene encoding GTP 3',8-cyclase MoaA, with amino-acid sequence MIQDVSHRQLKDLRISVTDRCNFRCTYCMPLAHYEWIERKEILSFEEIVRLARLFMTLGVEKIRLTGGEPLLRRDLQELVAQIAHLPGVQDLCLTTNGSLLAGQASALAAAGLKRINVSLDSLNPRTFRLMTGRSDLSRVLDGLFAARRCRLEPIKINTVVVRGVNDGDILDLVEFSRINGFAIRFIEYMDAGNANNWKSEKLVSKQEILQTIHARFPLREAGREHESAPAVGYRFFDECGDVGVIASVTEPFCSTCTRVRLTADGKLVTCLFSERGHDVKTLLRGGASDEEILEFIRSIWSRRADRYSEERLAAMNSEQGYQACDRTKIEMIKLGG; translated from the coding sequence ATGATTCAGGATGTCTCCCATCGCCAGCTGAAGGATCTGCGGATCTCCGTCACGGACCGGTGCAATTTCCGCTGCACTTACTGCATGCCGCTGGCCCACTATGAGTGGATCGAGAGAAAAGAGATCCTTTCCTTCGAAGAGATCGTCCGGCTGGCGCGGCTGTTTATGACGCTGGGGGTGGAGAAGATCCGGCTGACCGGCGGGGAACCGCTTCTGCGGCGGGATCTTCAGGAACTCGTTGCGCAGATCGCGCACCTGCCGGGTGTGCAGGATCTTTGCCTGACCACCAACGGGTCGCTCCTCGCCGGTCAGGCTTCCGCGCTTGCTGCGGCAGGCCTAAAGCGGATCAATGTCAGCCTTGACTCGCTCAATCCGAGAACTTTCCGCCTCATGACCGGCCGCTCCGATCTGTCCCGCGTTCTTGACGGCTTGTTCGCCGCCAGGCGATGCCGCCTCGAGCCGATCAAGATCAACACCGTGGTGGTGCGAGGAGTGAACGACGGAGACATCCTCGACCTGGTCGAGTTTTCCCGCATCAACGGTTTCGCCATCCGCTTCATCGAATACATGGACGCCGGCAATGCCAATAACTGGAAGTCGGAAAAGCTCGTCTCCAAGCAGGAGATTCTCCAGACGATTCATGCCCGTTTCCCGTTGCGTGAGGCGGGAAGGGAGCACGAGAGTGCGCCGGCCGTCGGCTACCGGTTCTTCGACGAGTGCGGCGACGTCGGAGTGATCGCCTCCGTTACGGAACCGTTCTGCTCGACTTGCACCCGCGTGCGTTTGACGGCCGACGGCAAGCTGGTGACCTGCCTGTTCTCCGAACGCGGGCACGATGTGAAGACGCTGTTGCGTGGAGGCGCGTCAGACGAGGAAATCCTGGAGTTCATTCGCTCTATCTGGAGCAGGCGGGCCGACAGGTACTCTGAGGAGAGGCTCGCTGCGATGAATTCGGAGCAGGGCTACCAGGCCTGCGACCGCACCAAGATCGAGATGATCAAGCTTGGCGGCTAA
- a CDS encoding CPBP family intramembrane metalloprotease — protein sequence MANGVRSSLRKYLKETRRPIYSAALVLPFFLIYHVGSLFLGSTYINGADALIIRLLSALSVHSMFASALVLLACFVIWQLRTRASWDISSRRLITLFGEGLLFAVLLFFIFAHFPVLQSRALASAGTPGGLEKLVLYCGAGIYEELVFRGFLLGLLMLVSTRLMHMNKTPAAVCSSLVAALLFSLFHYVGQAGDRFAWGTFLQRTWGGLYFSALFVTRGFGVTAAAHAFYDMLVGMLTP from the coding sequence ATGGCAAACGGTGTGCGCTCCTCATTGCGGAAGTACCTGAAGGAGACCAGGCGCCCGATTTACTCGGCGGCCCTGGTGCTGCCCTTCTTTCTCATTTACCACGTCGGCTCTCTGTTTCTCGGATCGACCTATATCAACGGAGCCGACGCCCTGATCATCCGCCTGTTGAGCGCGCTTTCTGTTCATTCCATGTTTGCCTCGGCGCTCGTCCTGCTCGCGTGCTTCGTCATCTGGCAACTCCGCACGCGAGCGAGTTGGGACATCTCTTCCCGGCGGCTGATCACGCTGTTTGGTGAGGGTCTGCTTTTCGCGGTGCTGCTATTCTTCATCTTTGCCCATTTCCCGGTGCTGCAAAGCCGCGCGCTCGCAAGCGCAGGCACACCCGGAGGATTGGAGAAGCTCGTGCTTTACTGCGGGGCCGGGATTTATGAAGAACTGGTGTTCCGGGGATTTCTGCTCGGGCTGCTAATGCTGGTTTCCACCCGGCTGATGCACATGAACAAGACCCCCGCGGCGGTCTGCTCATCCCTTGTGGCGGCCCTCCTTTTTTCGTTGTTTCACTATGTCGGGCAGGCAGGAGATCGTTTCGCGTGGGGGACCTTCCTTCAGCGCACCTGGGGCGGCTTGTATTTCTCCGCCCTGTTCGTGACGCGTGGTTTCGGCGTAACCGCGGCCGCGCATGCCTTCTATGACATGCTGGTGGGCATGCTGACCCCGTGA